From one Paenibacillus terrae HPL-003 genomic stretch:
- a CDS encoding glycosyltransferase family 4 protein codes for MNTIPEQDGKTVVLLLSWRDIRSPKSGGAEIFTHEMLKRSQQDRFQFIHFSPRLEGMPEEEIIDGITYIRKGNIYSVIYYAMRYYRHHREHIDYVINQANTHQFFTRFWVEAPKRIFFIHQLTREIWFENAGFPLNHIGYRLEPWMLKLARKDRTITVSPSTRYDLLKLGFHPDRVHLLPEGIEFEHWSREQFLTKESNPTFMYAGRFVKYKGIDLVVEAFGRLKKKFPQAMLWIAGKTDKTYVAEQLLPIMKRYGLTYGEPDEQGQSQADITFYGFVSAEHKLELMSRAHALVFPSLREGWGLTITEAAAVGTPSIVSNSPGLVDATDFGKSGYLCFHGDVRGLSEQMERAANGGEDYMAMRERAYQYALGFHFDHTAAAFEQLIGEWVKEAEQSGQSGHSLLHVQQ; via the coding sequence GTAAAACCGTAGTTCTGTTGCTCTCCTGGCGTGACATTCGTTCGCCTAAAAGCGGGGGAGCCGAAATTTTTACCCACGAAATGCTCAAACGCTCACAGCAAGACCGTTTTCAGTTTATTCATTTTTCGCCCAGGCTCGAGGGGATGCCCGAGGAAGAAATCATAGACGGAATTACGTATATCCGAAAAGGCAACATTTATAGCGTCATTTATTATGCCATGCGCTATTATCGCCATCATCGCGAGCATATTGATTATGTGATTAATCAGGCGAATACACATCAGTTTTTCACCCGTTTCTGGGTGGAGGCGCCCAAGCGAATTTTCTTTATACATCAGCTAACAAGGGAAATATGGTTTGAAAATGCCGGGTTCCCGCTGAATCATATCGGATATCGTTTGGAGCCCTGGATGCTCAAGCTTGCCCGTAAGGATCGGACAATCACCGTATCCCCTTCTACCCGTTATGATCTGCTCAAGCTGGGCTTTCACCCGGATCGTGTTCATCTGTTGCCTGAAGGCATTGAGTTTGAACACTGGTCTCGGGAGCAATTCTTAACCAAGGAGTCCAATCCGACCTTTATGTACGCCGGGCGCTTTGTGAAATATAAAGGCATTGATCTGGTGGTTGAAGCTTTTGGAAGGCTCAAGAAAAAATTTCCTCAGGCTATGTTATGGATCGCTGGAAAAACCGATAAAACCTATGTGGCAGAACAATTATTGCCGATTATGAAACGGTATGGATTGACTTACGGAGAACCGGATGAACAGGGACAATCACAAGCGGATATTACCTTTTACGGATTCGTTTCAGCAGAGCATAAGCTGGAGCTGATGAGTCGCGCCCACGCGCTCGTCTTCCCTTCCTTGCGTGAAGGCTGGGGCTTGACGATTACCGAAGCAGCGGCTGTGGGGACTCCCAGCATCGTCAGTAATTCACCCGGACTGGTGGACGCGACGGATTTTGGGAAAAGCGGATACCTATGCTTTCACGGCGATGTCCGGGGATTATCTGAACAAATGGAAAGAGCAGCAAACGGCGGCGAAGACTATATGGCCATGCGTGAGCGGGCGTATCAGTATGCGCTGGGGTTTCATTTTGATCATACGGCAGCTGCATTTGAGCAGTTGATCGGAGAATGGGTAAAGGAGGCGGAACAGAGTGGACAAAGTGGTCATTCTCTTCTCCACGTACAACAATGA